From Halomicrobium zhouii, a single genomic window includes:
- a CDS encoding ABC transporter substrate-binding protein yields MSDDRASATRRDAIRYGGAIVGGGLLAGCAGAGESSEPTDSEAPSTAESTATDALSETATAESATETTTAARGPYSVTIQPAGQVTFPEVPETWVAENASWADMGVALGLDKPSAVVLTGEYRTWHYEDIPGLSTAKDGTTSLWQDGISKELLYDIDADVHFVDPNYMINLIPDWDRADVDEIAANVGPFCGNTSFSTYPWHGDYPYYSLNEATEKVAQVFGRTDRYRALRDLRDETTTRIRERLPLEDERPEVALVSPGSTEPEKYYPYRLGDTTAYEHWHTLGVSDAFAGSDVQSFTSDRGSIDYEALLEIDPEVLLFYTDQYRTESEFEDTYRAYLREHSSASQLSAVQNGAVYPAGGMYQGPISNLSKTERAARQLFPDEFGDERLYDRQRVADIRNGDL; encoded by the coding sequence ATGAGCGACGACCGAGCCTCGGCCACCCGGCGAGACGCCATCAGGTACGGCGGTGCGATAGTCGGCGGCGGGCTGCTGGCCGGCTGTGCCGGCGCGGGCGAGTCGAGCGAACCGACCGATTCGGAAGCCCCGTCGACGGCTGAGTCGACGGCGACCGACGCGCTGAGCGAGACGGCGACGGCGGAATCGGCCACGGAGACCACCACGGCGGCCCGCGGTCCGTACTCCGTGACGATACAGCCGGCGGGCCAGGTCACGTTCCCCGAAGTCCCGGAGACCTGGGTCGCCGAGAACGCGAGCTGGGCCGACATGGGCGTCGCACTCGGGCTGGACAAGCCGAGTGCCGTCGTCCTCACGGGCGAGTACCGGACGTGGCACTACGAGGACATCCCCGGACTCTCGACGGCGAAAGACGGGACGACCTCGCTCTGGCAGGACGGCATCTCGAAGGAGTTGCTCTACGACATCGACGCGGACGTCCACTTCGTCGACCCGAACTACATGATCAACCTCATCCCCGACTGGGATCGGGCGGACGTGGACGAAATCGCGGCGAACGTCGGTCCGTTCTGCGGTAACACCAGCTTCTCGACGTACCCCTGGCACGGGGACTACCCCTACTATAGCCTGAACGAGGCCACGGAGAAGGTGGCCCAGGTGTTCGGCCGGACGGACCGTTACCGGGCGCTTCGCGACCTCCGCGACGAAACCACTACGCGGATCCGGGAACGCTTGCCGCTCGAGGACGAACGCCCCGAGGTAGCACTCGTCTCGCCCGGGTCGACGGAGCCCGAGAAGTACTACCCGTATCGGCTCGGCGATACGACGGCGTACGAGCACTGGCACACGCTCGGGGTGAGCGACGCGTTCGCGGGGTCGGACGTCCAGAGCTTCACCTCCGACCGCGGGTCCATCGACTACGAGGCCCTGCTTGAGATCGACCCCGAGGTACTGCTGTTCTACACCGACCAGTACCGGACGGAATCCGAGTTCGAAGACACCTACCGTGCCTATCTCCGGGAACACAGTTCGGCGAGCCAGCTCAGTGCGGTCCAGAACGGCGCGGTGTATCCAGCCGGCGGGATGTACCAGGGCCCGATCAGCAATCTCTCGAAGACCGAACGAGCCGCGCGTCAACTGTTTCCCGATGAGTTCGGGGACGAACGTCTCTACGACCGACAGCGGGTCGCGGACATCCGGAACGGCGACCTCTGA
- a CDS encoding ABC transporter substrate-binding protein translates to MSDDASADGQPTRREYVKYGGTVVGGGLLAGCTGDGGSESTATPDSTATDSPTAATETATGDDGAYSVTMSPMGTVEFDAVPETVMGFYPWYADMAIAVGHGDALTSLYAPEMFGGGMNNYYHHLDGVSLDWEELTDPNPGNGTDKEIFYELDADVHLIGPVLLASQDGWSSDDVDDVARDLGPVFGNYYSTRRIEPPARADEYEFYTVQEMGEKVAAVFQEQKRYRQIAAVHDELLDQIRSNLPPAEGRPTVARVWHTDGAFDTFRTAERGIWRADIWPLEPRDAFAGKSWDNAIGRMDYEGLLEADPDVLLVMSGTTSYQNVAEIRETLADHSVGKRLSAVQNDRVYASGAAWHQGPIMTAFGLEMTAKQLYPEQFGEWPGYVDGEPLPEIPEDEQLFDRDRLANIATEGSDE, encoded by the coding sequence ATGAGCGATGACGCGAGCGCAGACGGGCAGCCGACGCGGAGAGAGTACGTGAAGTACGGCGGGACGGTCGTCGGCGGGGGCCTGCTCGCGGGCTGCACCGGCGATGGCGGGTCGGAATCGACCGCGACGCCCGACTCGACGGCGACCGATTCGCCGACGGCGGCGACCGAGACGGCCACCGGGGACGACGGGGCCTACTCCGTCACGATGTCCCCGATGGGGACCGTCGAGTTCGACGCCGTCCCCGAGACCGTGATGGGGTTCTACCCCTGGTACGCGGACATGGCCATCGCCGTCGGCCACGGCGACGCGCTGACGTCGCTGTACGCGCCCGAGATGTTCGGCGGCGGGATGAACAACTACTACCACCACCTCGACGGCGTCTCTCTCGACTGGGAGGAACTGACGGATCCCAACCCCGGCAACGGGACGGACAAGGAGATCTTCTACGAGCTAGACGCCGACGTTCACCTCATCGGCCCGGTGCTGCTGGCCTCCCAGGACGGCTGGAGTAGCGACGACGTGGACGACGTGGCCCGGGATCTGGGGCCGGTGTTCGGGAACTACTATAGCACGCGCCGGATCGAACCGCCGGCGAGAGCGGACGAGTACGAGTTCTACACCGTCCAGGAGATGGGCGAGAAGGTCGCGGCGGTGTTCCAGGAACAGAAGCGCTACCGGCAGATCGCCGCCGTCCACGACGAGTTACTCGACCAGATCCGATCGAACCTCCCGCCGGCGGAGGGGCGCCCCACCGTCGCGAGGGTGTGGCACACCGACGGCGCCTTCGACACGTTCCGGACGGCCGAGCGCGGCATCTGGCGAGCGGATATCTGGCCGCTCGAACCGCGGGACGCCTTCGCCGGGAAGAGCTGGGACAACGCCATCGGGCGGATGGACTACGAGGGACTCCTCGAAGCGGATCCCGACGTCCTCCTCGTGATGTCCGGGACGACGTCGTACCAGAACGTCGCTGAGATCCGGGAGACGCTCGCCGACCACTCAGTCGGGAAACGGCTCTCGGCGGTCCAAAACGACCGGGTGTACGCCTCGGGGGCCGCGTGGCACCAGGGCCCCATCATGACGGCGTTCGGGCTGGAGATGACGGCCAAGCAGCTCTACCCCGAGCAGTTCGGCGAGTGGCCCGGCTACGTCGACGGCGAGCCGTTACCGGAAATACCCGAGGACGAGCAGCTGTTCGACCGCGACAGACTCGCGAATATCGCCACCGAGGGAAGCGACGAATGA
- a CDS encoding ABC transporter substrate-binding protein — MSENDAEETTTGPTRRDAIRYGGAVVGGGLLAGCSGDGGDAGTSTPAGETTTDADTETRTATDDESYSVTMEPVGTVAFDGVPESIAPFTADYVDMLVALGHGDAVESIWYRDRYKTTHYEKLDGVSVDLSGLTQLWNDGVSKEPFYEMDADLHLIDPHALTDWFQAWNKRDLDEIRDNVAPFLGNVIFRRTDSWHDYRYYSLYEAFETVAEIVQERERFEAIRSMHEELVATVQSRLPSPDERPNAALVFGGKEPEKFYPYRVSGNGANKEHFHTLGLSDAFSGTGIDGLSTSDSGAIDYEAMLEIDPDSLLVRYHEEGLTREAFEESVVDYMRDHEIGSQLTAVQNDRVFRGGPIYSGPLHNLFMIERYAKGYFPDEFTEDRLFDRDRLASIVTEGVDE, encoded by the coding sequence ATGAGTGAGAACGACGCGGAGGAGACGACGACAGGGCCGACGCGCAGAGATGCGATCAGGTACGGCGGCGCAGTGGTCGGCGGTGGGCTGCTGGCGGGCTGTTCGGGCGATGGCGGCGACGCCGGGACCTCGACGCCGGCCGGCGAAACGACCACCGACGCCGACACGGAGACGCGGACCGCGACTGACGACGAGTCCTACTCGGTGACGATGGAGCCGGTCGGGACCGTCGCGTTCGACGGCGTCCCGGAGTCCATCGCGCCCTTTACCGCGGACTACGTCGACATGCTGGTCGCACTCGGGCACGGCGACGCCGTCGAGTCCATCTGGTACCGGGATCGATACAAGACGACGCACTACGAGAAACTCGACGGCGTGTCCGTCGACCTCTCCGGGCTCACGCAGCTCTGGAACGACGGCGTCTCGAAGGAGCCGTTCTACGAGATGGACGCCGACCTGCACCTGATCGACCCCCACGCGCTGACCGACTGGTTCCAGGCGTGGAACAAGCGCGACCTCGACGAGATACGAGACAACGTCGCGCCGTTCCTCGGCAACGTCATCTTCCGCCGGACCGACTCGTGGCACGACTACCGGTACTACTCGCTGTACGAGGCCTTCGAAACGGTCGCCGAGATCGTCCAGGAACGCGAGCGCTTCGAGGCGATCCGGTCCATGCACGAGGAACTGGTCGCCACGGTCCAGTCTCGTCTCCCGTCGCCCGACGAGCGACCGAACGCGGCGCTGGTGTTCGGCGGCAAGGAGCCGGAGAAGTTCTACCCGTACCGCGTGTCCGGCAACGGCGCCAACAAGGAACACTTCCACACGCTCGGCCTCTCGGACGCCTTCTCCGGCACCGGCATCGACGGGCTTTCGACCAGCGACTCCGGCGCCATCGACTACGAGGCGATGCTGGAGATAGACCCCGACTCCCTGCTCGTCCGCTATCACGAGGAGGGACTGACCCGCGAGGCGTTCGAGGAAAGCGTCGTCGACTACATGAGGGACCACGAGATCGGCAGCCAGCTGACCGCCGTCCAGAACGACCGGGTGTTCCGGGGCGGACCGATCTACAGCGGCCCGCTGCACAACCTGTTCATGATCGAGCGCTACGCGAAAGGCTACTTCCCCGACGAGTTCACGGAGGACCGACTCTTCGACCGCGACCGGCTCGCGTCGATCGTTACGGAGGGGGTCGATGAATGA
- a CDS encoding ABC transporter substrate-binding protein produces MARDQNDQFTPTRRQCLRYGGSVAGTGLLAGCTGRSDGGSDGATTAADGSAATDASTDGATTTTTESATAGESYSVTMAPAGEVTFESVPEQWVAYCGAFADMAVALGQADGLAGIGGIDRYYTSVYDELPGVDVDEERLEQYPEVRTKEEFYELDCDVHLYDPQMLVNWFDWSESDVQEIAENVAPFVGNLIFRRSDEWHDYRYYTLYEAFEKVATVFQERERYRAFESFHDEFIADIQSEMPPASERPDVFLTFEGTDEPETFSPYRLDDRGTSKKQWRDLGVPDALVGTDIENLSTTNRGELDYENLLEIDPDVILVRGHERKSPREFRDVVLDYMRNHPVGSELTAVQNGRVYRGGYLHQGPIHNLFLTERAAKQIYPDVFGEVTGDAELFDRQAVADIVTGEFEA; encoded by the coding sequence ATGGCAAGAGACCAGAACGACCAGTTCACGCCGACACGCCGGCAGTGTCTCCGCTACGGGGGATCTGTCGCCGGGACCGGACTGCTGGCCGGCTGTACGGGACGATCAGACGGAGGAAGCGACGGGGCGACCACGGCGGCTGACGGGTCTGCGGCTACCGACGCGTCGACTGACGGGGCCACTACCACCACCACCGAGTCAGCGACCGCCGGCGAGTCGTACTCGGTGACGATGGCGCCGGCCGGCGAGGTCACCTTCGAGTCCGTCCCCGAACAGTGGGTCGCCTACTGCGGGGCGTTCGCCGACATGGCCGTGGCCCTCGGACAGGCCGACGGGCTGGCGGGCATCGGTGGGATCGACCGGTACTACACGTCTGTCTACGACGAACTCCCCGGCGTCGACGTCGACGAAGAGCGCCTCGAGCAGTACCCGGAGGTCCGGACCAAGGAGGAGTTCTACGAACTCGACTGCGACGTCCACCTCTACGATCCCCAGATGCTGGTCAACTGGTTCGACTGGAGCGAGTCCGACGTCCAGGAGATCGCCGAGAACGTGGCGCCGTTCGTCGGCAACCTGATCTTCCGTCGCTCCGACGAGTGGCACGACTACCGGTACTACACCCTATACGAGGCCTTCGAGAAGGTAGCGACGGTGTTCCAGGAACGTGAGCGGTACCGGGCGTTCGAATCGTTCCACGACGAGTTTATCGCTGACATCCAGTCGGAGATGCCGCCCGCCAGCGAGCGCCCGGACGTCTTCCTCACCTTCGAGGGGACCGACGAACCGGAGACGTTCTCGCCGTACCGTCTCGACGACCGGGGCACGAGCAAGAAGCAGTGGCGGGACCTCGGGGTGCCCGACGCCCTCGTCGGCACCGACATCGAGAACCTCAGCACCACCAACCGGGGCGAACTCGACTACGAGAACCTGCTGGAGATCGACCCCGACGTCATCCTCGTCCGCGGCCACGAACGCAAGTCACCCCGGGAGTTCCGCGACGTGGTCCTCGACTACATGCGAAACCACCCCGTCGGAAGCGAGCTGACGGCGGTCCAGAACGGCCGCGTCTACCGCGGCGGCTACCTCCACCAGGGACCGATCCACAATCTCTTCCTCACCGAGCGGGCCGCCAAACAGATCTATCCCGACGTCTTCGGTGAGGTGACCGGCGACGCCGAACTGTTCGACCGCCAGGCAGTCGCGGACATCGTGACGGGTGAGTTCGAAGCATGA
- a CDS encoding FAD-dependent oxidoreductase: MTSDTDVVVVGGGPAGCSAGIFTARYGLDTVVFDCGRSSLKQCAYLENYLGFPAGVDIETLYRLMHDHAEEAGCEFVTDLVESVERADDGDGFVVTAQEGRERTADYVVAATRYDGEYLRPLDGDAMFDVHDHGGEEHEHFDRDYADHDGTTPIDGLYVASPSAETDRQAIIAAGRGARVGLAVVGAGRREQRYPEAFVDHYDWVRREAQRDNEWADRDRWREWFAERLPSDHDLDEDRLVELREREIDRRLDTYVTESEVSARAERGQRRLLAHLDDDLVLERAREIREEVDAAE, translated from the coding sequence GTGACGTCTGACACCGACGTCGTAGTCGTGGGCGGCGGCCCCGCCGGCTGTTCGGCCGGCATATTTACGGCCCGCTACGGCCTCGACACGGTCGTTTTCGACTGCGGCCGGTCCTCGCTCAAGCAGTGCGCCTACCTCGAAAACTACCTCGGCTTCCCCGCCGGCGTGGACATCGAGACGCTGTACCGCCTCATGCACGACCACGCCGAGGAGGCCGGTTGCGAGTTCGTCACGGACCTCGTCGAGTCGGTCGAGCGGGCCGACGACGGCGACGGGTTCGTCGTGACGGCCCAGGAGGGGCGTGAGCGGACCGCCGACTACGTCGTCGCGGCGACGCGGTACGACGGCGAGTACCTCCGGCCGCTCGACGGCGACGCGATGTTCGACGTCCACGATCACGGCGGCGAGGAACACGAGCACTTCGACCGCGACTACGCCGACCACGACGGAACGACGCCGATCGACGGGCTCTACGTCGCCTCGCCATCGGCGGAGACCGACCGCCAGGCGATAATCGCGGCCGGTCGCGGTGCGCGGGTCGGCCTCGCCGTCGTCGGCGCCGGCCGGCGCGAGCAGAGGTATCCCGAGGCGTTCGTCGACCACTACGACTGGGTCCGGCGGGAGGCCCAGCGCGACAACGAGTGGGCGGACCGCGACCGCTGGCGCGAGTGGTTCGCGGAGCGGCTGCCGTCGGATCACGACCTCGACGAAGACAGGCTGGTCGAACTGCGCGAGCGGGAGATCGACCGACGGCTCGACACCTACGTCACCGAATCCGAGGTATCGGCTCGCGCCGAACGGGGACAGCGACGGCTGCTGGCCCACCTCGACGACGACCTCGTCCTCGAACGCGCACGCGAAATTCGTGAGGAAGTCGACGCCGCTGAGTGA
- a CDS encoding ABC transporter substrate-binding protein, translated as MARDDATRTGPTRREWVRYGGAVVGSGLLAGCSGSGEDAKATTADEERATATGAAATDAATGTPETDEPYDACIEPVGCVTFESVPETYIVNNGEWADMAFALGQREGFQTATNMIPGFLFDPFGLDVPPEAETTALSASNWDKEVFYERDPDVVLIDPNYMHATGWDAGWDESDTEEIRENVAPFFGNNILRRREWHDYRLYSLYEAFERLADLFRERERYEAIAEIHDSLLETVQSRLPPADERPEIALVNSASDPREGTFYPMHTQVEGVETKPYRDLDVGSAFSTETVEGGTIDYETLVEIDPEIIVVHWEIRTTDDGDTFSAAAFRERYVEPMAADPVGSQLTAVENGDVYPGAFGSQGPLVNLLQTEMVAQQLYPDEFGEFEAERFPDVPAEKRLFDRQRVREVIAGDV; from the coding sequence ATGGCCAGAGACGACGCGACGCGGACGGGACCGACGAGACGTGAATGGGTCAGATACGGCGGCGCGGTCGTCGGGAGCGGACTCCTGGCGGGCTGTAGCGGGTCGGGCGAGGACGCGAAGGCGACGACGGCGGACGAGGAGCGCGCGACCGCGACCGGCGCTGCGGCGACGGACGCGGCGACGGGAACCCCGGAAACGGACGAACCGTACGACGCCTGCATCGAGCCCGTCGGCTGTGTCACCTTCGAATCGGTCCCGGAGACGTACATCGTCAACAACGGCGAGTGGGCCGACATGGCCTTCGCGCTGGGCCAGCGCGAAGGGTTCCAGACCGCGACGAACATGATCCCCGGATTCCTGTTCGACCCGTTCGGACTCGACGTTCCGCCAGAGGCCGAGACCACGGCGCTCTCGGCGTCCAACTGGGACAAGGAGGTGTTCTACGAACGGGACCCCGACGTCGTGTTGATTGACCCGAACTACATGCACGCCACGGGGTGGGACGCCGGCTGGGACGAGTCGGACACCGAGGAGATCCGTGAGAACGTCGCCCCGTTCTTCGGGAACAACATCCTCCGCCGCCGAGAGTGGCACGACTACCGGCTCTACTCGCTGTACGAGGCCTTCGAGCGACTCGCCGACCTCTTCCGGGAACGGGAGCGCTACGAGGCCATCGCCGAGATCCACGACTCGCTCCTGGAGACAGTCCAATCGCGCCTCCCACCGGCGGACGAACGGCCGGAGATAGCCCTGGTCAACAGCGCCTCCGACCCGCGGGAGGGGACGTTCTACCCGATGCACACGCAGGTCGAGGGCGTGGAGACCAAGCCCTACCGCGACCTCGACGTGGGGAGCGCGTTCTCGACCGAGACGGTCGAGGGCGGGACGATCGACTACGAGACGCTGGTGGAGATCGACCCCGAGATCATCGTCGTCCACTGGGAGATCCGGACGACCGACGACGGGGACACGTTCTCGGCGGCCGCGTTCCGCGAGCGGTACGTCGAACCGATGGCCGCGGACCCCGTCGGGAGCCAGCTCACGGCCGTGGAGAACGGTGACGTCTACCCCGGCGCCTTCGGGTCTCAGGGGCCGCTCGTCAACCTGCTCCAGACCGAGATGGTCGCCCAGCAGCTCTATCCCGACGAGTTCGGTGAGTTCGAAGCCGAACGGTTCCCGGACGTCCCCGCGGAGAAGCGGCTGTTCGACCGGCAGCGGGTTCGCGAGGTGATCGCGGGTGACGTCTGA
- a CDS encoding HEAT repeat domain-containing protein, whose protein sequence is MDSSDQSSPGRRLPELVADGDHERALERADALATAPVDQRKAELQSLRAVAEDDPTAVGPVAPALERFLADDERAVRLSTAKLFVAVAEGDPGAVAPVAQALADRLADESEFYYVRARAAEALGYVAVERPDDALSPEVLADLRVGLSFDEPEVTVKLAKALEHVALGNPGRIRHHADTLAEHLDDDRDLVRYHLATALVVVACDSPEAIADTRDALVARLADENDYVRGRAAEALGVLAHSTDADRSRAAPRLEELRDEEGFVADRARFAARAVKGEEAPSGRVADVGSPEAIREQTEEIAEAIAAPDADGECPHCGLALPEPGPPMCPRCGAPR, encoded by the coding sequence GTGGACTCCTCAGACCAGTCGTCTCCCGGCCGCCGACTCCCCGAACTCGTCGCCGACGGAGACCACGAGCGGGCACTGGAACGCGCGGACGCGCTCGCGACGGCACCGGTCGACCAGCGGAAGGCCGAACTCCAGTCGCTCAGGGCGGTCGCCGAGGACGACCCGACCGCGGTCGGACCGGTCGCGCCGGCGCTCGAGCGGTTCCTCGCCGACGACGAGCGCGCGGTGCGCCTCTCGACGGCGAAGCTGTTCGTCGCCGTCGCCGAGGGCGACCCGGGCGCCGTCGCCCCCGTCGCCCAGGCGCTGGCCGACCGGCTCGCCGACGAGTCGGAGTTCTACTACGTCCGGGCCCGGGCGGCCGAGGCGCTGGGGTACGTCGCCGTCGAGCGACCGGACGACGCCCTCTCGCCGGAGGTGCTGGCGGACCTGCGGGTCGGGCTCTCCTTCGACGAGCCGGAGGTGACCGTGAAGCTGGCGAAGGCGCTCGAACACGTCGCGCTGGGGAACCCCGGCCGGATCCGACACCACGCGGACACGCTGGCCGAGCACCTCGACGACGACCGCGACCTCGTCCGGTACCACCTGGCGACGGCGCTCGTCGTCGTGGCGTGTGACTCGCCCGAAGCCATCGCCGACACGCGGGACGCGCTCGTCGCGCGGCTGGCCGACGAGAACGACTACGTCAGGGGACGGGCCGCCGAGGCCCTGGGCGTGCTCGCCCACTCGACGGACGCCGACCGCTCCCGAGCAGCGCCACGCCTCGAAGAGTTGCGGGACGAGGAGGGCTTCGTGGCGGACCGCGCGCGGTTCGCGGCCCGGGCAGTGAAGGGCGAGGAGGCACCGAGCGGGCGAGTGGCCGACGTCGGATCACCGGAGGCGATACGCGAGCAGACCGAGGAGATCGCCGAGGCGATCGCCGCGCCGGACGCCGACGGCGAGTGTCCTCACTGTGGACTCGCGCTGCCGGAGCCCGGCCCGCCGATGTGTCCGCGGTGCGGCGCCCCGCGCTGA
- a CDS encoding DUF7471 family protein, which produces MSPVRRLVPLHAARDLVVADPLLLAVLAVAGVGASVVLGLALAVFVRRRSQSYLLVTLAVATLLARTVVASLSLNGTLSPSTHHLAEHGLDVAMVALVVAAVYSARRVERGGGVRE; this is translated from the coding sequence ATGTCGCCGGTACGGCGTCTCGTCCCCCTCCACGCGGCGAGGGACCTGGTCGTCGCGGACCCGCTCCTCCTCGCCGTCCTGGCCGTCGCGGGGGTCGGTGCGAGCGTCGTCCTCGGTCTCGCCCTCGCAGTCTTCGTCCGCCGCCGCTCCCAGTCCTACCTGCTGGTGACGCTGGCGGTGGCGACGCTGCTGGCCCGGACGGTGGTCGCCTCCCTGTCGCTGAACGGGACGTTGAGTCCGAGCACGCACCACCTGGCCGAACACGGCCTCGACGTCGCGATGGTGGCGCTGGTCGTCGCGGCCGTCTACTCGGCCCGGCGGGTCGAGCGCGGAGGTGGCGTCCGTGAGTGA
- a CDS encoding winged helix-turn-helix transcriptional regulator, producing MSETRERILATVEADPGIHFRGLARSLDLAPGQVQYHVRELRGSDAVVAEDHRGRTHYYLPTYDPWERRAIAVLRRETARDVVAALLEQDERRPAEVADSVGVARSTLEWHLDTLVEADLVEKRRDDGGRVTLALTRPAETGELLARVAPSLAGRLVDRFERLFDALVEDA from the coding sequence GTGAGTGAGACCCGCGAGCGGATCCTGGCCACCGTCGAGGCGGACCCGGGCATCCACTTCCGGGGGCTGGCCCGCTCGCTGGACCTGGCGCCCGGCCAGGTGCAGTACCACGTCCGGGAGCTGCGCGGGTCGGACGCGGTCGTCGCCGAGGACCACCGCGGACGGACTCACTACTACCTGCCGACGTACGACCCGTGGGAGCGGCGAGCGATAGCTGTTCTGCGCCGGGAGACGGCCCGGGACGTCGTCGCCGCCCTCCTCGAACAGGACGAGCGGCGCCCGGCCGAGGTCGCCGACTCGGTCGGCGTCGCGCGCAGCACCCTGGAGTGGCACCTCGACACCCTCGTCGAGGCGGACCTCGTCGAGAAGCGCCGCGACGACGGGGGCCGCGTGACGCTCGCGCTGACCCGACCCGCAGAGACGGGCGAACTCCTGGCCCGGGTCGCGCCCTCGCTGGCCGGCCGCCTCGTCGACCGGTTCGAACGGCTCTTCGACGCGCTCGTCGAGGACGCGTAG
- a CDS encoding DUF7405 family protein produces MGRTDRGVSRRDFVKAAVAIGGTSALSACLDREGAPDLDTGPEDLSALPARQHAWNEALSRDDHGNVVAARHHVLLLLEYAGEGTPGDADRETVEKALQGLERAYPRSNEGLLFTVAYSPAYFDRYDASLPDSVDLPRPEALAPFEDPEPDEPDALVHLASDYGQVVLGAEEALLGERGTLNGVEISSFGDVFERADRRTGFVGAGLPAANQDVDGIPDSEPVAEDAPLFMGFKSGFEANQASEDRVTIREGPFAEGTTTHLSKIQLHLDQWYEQDSRYQRVGKMFSPAHADEEKVEGVGNNLGTDSGLDGSQDRTLEDARTKGMVGHTQKSARARDENDSPLILRRDFDSTDGGEAGLHFLSLQRTISDFVETREAMNGTDVADQSAVGTRNNNGILQYLTVDRRGNYLVPPRDHRALPRPDP; encoded by the coding sequence ATGGGACGGACCGACCGCGGCGTCTCGCGCCGCGACTTCGTCAAGGCGGCGGTGGCCATCGGCGGAACCAGCGCGCTCTCGGCCTGCCTGGACCGCGAGGGGGCGCCCGACCTGGACACTGGACCCGAGGACCTCTCCGCGCTCCCCGCTCGCCAGCACGCCTGGAACGAGGCGCTCTCCCGGGACGATCACGGCAACGTCGTCGCGGCGCGCCACCACGTCCTCCTCCTGCTGGAGTATGCCGGCGAGGGAACGCCGGGCGACGCCGACCGGGAGACCGTGGAGAAAGCGCTCCAGGGGCTCGAACGCGCGTACCCCCGGAGCAACGAGGGACTCCTGTTCACGGTGGCGTACTCGCCGGCGTACTTCGACCGGTACGACGCCTCCCTGCCCGACAGCGTCGACCTCCCCCGGCCCGAGGCGCTGGCGCCGTTCGAGGACCCCGAACCGGACGAACCCGACGCGCTCGTCCACCTCGCCAGCGACTACGGCCAGGTCGTCCTCGGGGCCGAGGAGGCCCTGCTCGGCGAGCGCGGGACGCTGAACGGCGTCGAAATCTCCTCCTTCGGCGACGTCTTCGAGCGTGCGGACCGCCGGACGGGATTCGTCGGCGCCGGCCTCCCCGCGGCAAACCAGGACGTCGACGGCATCCCGGACTCGGAACCCGTCGCCGAGGACGCGCCGCTGTTCATGGGATTCAAGTCCGGCTTCGAGGCGAACCAGGCCAGCGAGGACCGGGTGACCATCCGAGAGGGCCCCTTCGCCGAGGGCACCACGACGCACCTCTCGAAGATCCAGTTACACCTCGACCAATGGTACGAACAGGACAGCCGCTACCAGCGCGTCGGCAAGATGTTCAGCCCGGCCCACGCCGACGAGGAAAAGGTCGAGGGCGTGGGGAACAACCTCGGCACCGACAGCGGCCTGGACGGGAGCCAGGACCGGACGCTCGAGGACGCCCGGACGAAGGGGATGGTGGGTCACACGCAGAAGTCCGCACGCGCGCGTGACGAGAACGACTCCCCGCTCATCCTCCGCCGGGACTTCGACTCGACCGACGGCGGCGAGGCCGGCCTCCACTTCCTCTCGCTCCAGCGGACTATCTCGGATTTCGTGGAGACCCGGGAGGCGATGAACGGTACCGACGTGGCCGACCAGTCGGCGGTCGGCACCCGCAACAACAACGGCATCCTCCAGTACCTGACCGTCGACCGGCGGGGGAACTACCTGGTGCCGCCCCGCGACCACCGGGCCCTGCCGCGGCCCGACCCCTGA